GTAAGTGCTAGCAGCCAAAATGAAACGGAGTTGTGCGACTATGTCTGCATTCCGTCTTCTATCAATTTGTTGATTGGCGAAACAGCAACGATTAATTTAACTGTTTATCCTAAGCAGAAATGGCAACGTCCCTTTTTTGGGTATGGCTCAGAGCTACCGTTTCAAATTAATCTTCAAGATCTTCAGGAATTACCAACGCCAGAGAAATTGCCAATGGGGTTATTAATCTGGAAAGCACGCCCTTGGTGGCAACTGCTACTGTGGCTACTAGCAGGTGTTGGCGTATTATCGGGACTTGGCTTGTTGATTTGGTTTGCATTCTTTAAACCCGCTCCCCCGCCAATCCTGGCAAAATTCAAACCAGATAGCGCTAGCTATATAGAGGGAGGTAGGATACGTTTGAATTGGACGATCGCAAATTCAGATCGGCTCGAGCAGTTGGTGATTTTTTCAAAAAAAGATGGAACGGCAACCAGTCCCCAAGTTTACGACTTTCGTCAAGGCTTACCGACGGAACTAGATCGTTACTGCCAAATTCGCGATCGCGATTTAACCTGCGCCAACGTTGATACAGGTGCCCGACTAGCAGGAAAATACACCTTTCAACTTCAGCTCAAAGCAAAATCAGTACAACAGCCTATCAAAAAACAACTCGATGTTGCAATTCAACCTAAGCCGCTGACGCAGGTAGTTAGTTTTGGGTCGAGTCAGTCCCAACTCGAAAAAGGAGAGCCTGCAACCCTTAGTTGGAACATCAAGAACTTTAGTCAGCTTGATCGGCTTCAGGTTATAGGTCAACTTGAAGAAGGCAAACGCGAACTTCTCAAGACTTATAATTTTCAAAAGCAAATTCCTTCAGAACTAACGAAGCAATGTCAACCGCCAGTCAACGAGACGTTAATTTGTTCTAACGTATATCTAAAGCTTCCAGCTAAATCAGGTAATTACGCGATTAACCTTCAACCGGTGTCTAGTGACCAAAAACAATCGCCACTCTCCAAAGCAATTCAAGTCCAGGTAAAGGCAACGCCGTTGCGAATTACGAACTTTTCTCTTAACAATCAAAGTTCAGAGGTAAATCCCTCAGTGTTCTTGAAAGTTGGACAAGTCGTCACTCTTAACTGGCAGGTACAAGGGGATGATCTCAAAGTTAAACTCGAACCTTTAGGCGATGTTCCTGCTAGCGGTTCTCGGACACTGAAAGCGACTTCTGGTCTCTCGGAAATCACCCTCATGGCTGAAACCGAACAAGGTCAATCAGTCAAACGCACCTTTTTGATCCAAGTTGATACACCAAAACCAATCCAGAGGCCGACCAACTTGTTGCTCCCAATCAATCCTGGAGCATCGCCAATCAGCAAACCTCACCCATGAGCGATCGCCGATTCTCCTGAAAAAGCGAGCGAAACTGCAAACAGAGCAAGATTGCTAATTCGTCTCCATTTTTTAGACCAACCGTGAGACAATTTCATTGCTTAACAATCTTCAGCATCATATAGTTAACTATTGTATGGCATAGACCTCTACAAATAAATAATATAATTGTCATAGCTGACAAATATTAATCTTATCGAGCGAAATATTACTAGATAATTAAAAAACTACCTACTTAATTGGTAAATTTTGGTAAAGAAAAGCGGTTGTAGCTGAAGCTAGCATCAGAGCGATCGCAGGTGGTAATAAAGGAATCCAACCTGCTTGTAAAAAGACCGCCCAGCAGCTTGTAAACAGGATTAGTAAAGAAAAAGTCACCGCACTTGCCAACCATAGCGGACGACGCAGATACCATCCCAGCATTCCTCCTATTAAAGACCAGACTGCGATCCAAATGATTGACCAAAAGTTAGACCACCACCAAATAAGAGGACGGTTATCGGCAACGGCACTAATTATCTGACTAGTCATCTGTGCTTGAACGAAAACTCCTGGTATTTGTTTTTGAAGGGATGAACTTTGTTGACTATAGGGAGTTTGCCAGTCGTCAGTACTGCTAGAGGCGGTAACGCCAATGATAATCAGACGGTCTTTGATTAAATCTTTTAATTGAGAAGCCATGAGATCGCTTAAAATATCCCGTAGAGAGATTTGCTGGGCTATATTTGTTGGAGAATTTAAAGAGCGATAATTAAGCAATATTTGGTATCCTGCTGCATCTACGTTTTGATATCCACCTGAATAGTTGCTTATCGGTGTGAAGGTAGTTGTCCCAATTTGCAAATATCCTTTGGGAGTAACATCTGATTCTATTCCTTCTTTACTTAAATAATCGAGTGCTAGCTGGAGGCTAAAAGCATATTCTGCCGTACACGAAGCAGCAGTGGGGGGAGTTAAATGTAGAAGCTGGCGACGAATAATATCCCCACTATCGGCTACGAAATCACTAAAACCCAAGCGAGAAGCTGGAACTTCAGGAGGAGGAGGCGTACCTTCGGGTGTGCCGTCTTGCGGAGAAGGAACTTTACATACAGCGTAAAGGCGATCGCTCGTTTGTAGTTCTCTAGCTAAATTAGGATAGTCAGAATCTACAGCAAAATCGCGATAGATGTCGATTCCAATAGTACGGGGCTTATAGGGCTGGATTTTTGCCAGTAATTGAGCCAAAGCCTCATCCGAAAGCGACCAACGCAGGGACATATTCTGCTGATTTTGATATTGAATATCGGCTTCATCTATAGTAATTAAAAGCAAACGGGAGTCTGGACTTTCTATTGGTCTTAGCTGCATTAAGCGATCGAATGCCTGTAATTCTACAGGTTGCAGCCACCCCAAATATCTTATTCCTATTACCAAAAAAGCGATCGCCATGCTAGAAATAAAAATTATGACAGCACTGCGTTGCCAACTTTTAAGGGGACGATTGTGCCATATTCTAGTAGGTTGGTCGCTGACTTGGTTGAGCTGTTCTAAAATTACCGATGCGTGAAGTCTATCTGAGAGAGATAAGGCGATTAGGCGATCGATTAAATCTTTCAAAGAACTAGAAATTTGCGGGGCTAGATCGTGCCAAATCAACTGGTTAGTTTGAGTTTTAGGCAGATCGTCAGGATAAATACCAGTCATTAAATGAACGAAAGTACGTCCTAAAGCAAAGAAATCTGATCGAGCCACTGCTTGACCTTGAAGCTGTTCTGGGGCAGTATAGCCAGGAGAATATACTCTAGTAATGTCAGAGTCTTCTAGTTTCTCAACATAAGTATTGGTCAGTTTTCGTGCCGTCCCAAAATCAATCAAAATTAACTTGCCATCGGGACGAATCATAATGTTAGATGGTTTGAGATCTCTATGCAAAATCTGCTGCTGGTGAACCCGTGCTAATATTGCCAAAAGTTGTTGCAGCCAGTCAATCGCCTCAATTTCAGTTAATTTACCATTAATTTTGAGCCACTGTTTTAGATTCTCTCCCTCAACCTTTTCCATCACCAAACAGCGTAGTTTTTGCCTACTGTTTTTAGGTACAAAAGTAAAATGGCTATCTAGGCGAGAAATTGGCAAATATGACAACTGTGCTAGCACTTTACTCTCTTGCTCAAATAGTTCTACTAAGCGACGACGATTGCTAGTTAAAACCTTAAGAATTTTTAGTGTACCGCCATCATCAATTTCAAAAACTTCAGTATGATGTTGTCCGTCTAATTCCCGTAATGGCTTGATAATGCGGTAGCGATCGCGAATTATCAAATTAGAGCCACAACCCTGACAATATTGTAAATTATCTGGGTTACAGCGCTCGCCACATTGGGGATTGATACAGTAACTCATGGCGATACAGATACTTGATTGTCTAAATCCGAATGCAACTCCTTAAGCAAAGTCTCAATATTTCGTTTGACATAACCAACTGCTAAAGGAGTTTTTTCTCTCAGCGACAGCAAAATTTCCTGTAGACAAGCCTTAAGCAAGCTTTCATCTTGAAAAATTCTGTACAGTTTGTTTTTAATCGGAGTTACAATCTGATTTATTTGCCGTTGGTGAATCTCTGCATCATCGCTTGTCAAGGCATAATTCCTCAAAAATTTGAGTTCACCGAAATCTTGGCTATTGTTTACTTCAGTTATCTCTTCGCAAACCCAATCTATAGAACGACTAATTACATACTGAGCTACTACAGGCTGATGCAAAGAAAACCATGTTGACCCGTTGACAATGGTTCTAACAATAAGCGATCGCCGAACCAAAGATTCCAAAGCCTCAATTAATTCCGCTGTACTGAAAGGCAAGAGAATATTTGACTGTAAGTGAATTAAAGATAAAGGCTGACAAGCGATCGCCAACCAGTTAAGAATTT
This DNA window, taken from Pleurocapsa sp. FMAR1, encodes the following:
- a CDS encoding COG1470 family protein, with product MLNTTTPLKVILNPPTRLEGFSGESVTLHISLINQGDQGAIIDVFIDPVAQDILPWCPSSRKRVALDPQQACEVSLLFKIPSEALPGSYPYTVVVDAPEHYPEETPIHYPGSLEVLVKEQIAVRSQKPTFSLCPATSPTQPLLIEPSQHQSLLVVVNNHSSRVDRFRLCCFDLDKTWFTIRYPHNELNDLGLVSSTDGLELNPGSEGKIIIDFHYPVDIPAGRYSPTLQLISDNSPEQVFLDLVYLEVKPKLHLSVELETIQGKVSHNPGQYRLRLTNYGNSIRELAVSASSQNETELCDYVCIPSSINLLIGETATINLTVYPKQKWQRPFFGYGSELPFQINLQDLQELPTPEKLPMGLLIWKARPWWQLLLWLLAGVGVLSGLGLLIWFAFFKPAPPPILAKFKPDSASYIEGGRIRLNWTIANSDRLEQLVIFSKKDGTATSPQVYDFRQGLPTELDRYCQIRDRDLTCANVDTGARLAGKYTFQLQLKAKSVQQPIKKQLDVAIQPKPLTQVVSFGSSQSQLEKGEPATLSWNIKNFSQLDRLQVIGQLEEGKRELLKTYNFQKQIPSELTKQCQPPVNETLICSNVYLKLPAKSGNYAINLQPVSSDQKQSPLSKAIQVQVKATPLRITNFSLNNQSSEVNPSVFLKVGQVVTLNWQVQGDDLKVKLEPLGDVPASGSRTLKATSGLSEITLMAETEQGQSVKRTFLIQVDTPKPIQRPTNLLLPINPGASPISKPHP
- a CDS encoding CHASE2 domain-containing protein; the protein is MSYCINPQCGERCNPDNLQYCQGCGSNLIIRDRYRIIKPLRELDGQHHTEVFEIDDGGTLKILKVLTSNRRRLVELFEQESKVLAQLSYLPISRLDSHFTFVPKNSRQKLRCLVMEKVEGENLKQWLKINGKLTEIEAIDWLQQLLAILARVHQQQILHRDLKPSNIMIRPDGKLILIDFGTARKLTNTYVEKLEDSDITRVYSPGYTAPEQLQGQAVARSDFFALGRTFVHLMTGIYPDDLPKTQTNQLIWHDLAPQISSSLKDLIDRLIALSLSDRLHASVILEQLNQVSDQPTRIWHNRPLKSWQRSAVIIFISSMAIAFLVIGIRYLGWLQPVELQAFDRLMQLRPIESPDSRLLLITIDEADIQYQNQQNMSLRWSLSDEALAQLLAKIQPYKPRTIGIDIYRDFAVDSDYPNLARELQTSDRLYAVCKVPSPQDGTPEGTPPPPEVPASRLGFSDFVADSGDIIRRQLLHLTPPTAASCTAEYAFSLQLALDYLSKEGIESDVTPKGYLQIGTTTFTPISNYSGGYQNVDAAGYQILLNYRSLNSPTNIAQQISLRDILSDLMASQLKDLIKDRLIIIGVTASSSTDDWQTPYSQQSSSLQKQIPGVFVQAQMTSQIISAVADNRPLIWWWSNFWSIIWIAVWSLIGGMLGWYLRRPLWLASAVTFSLLILFTSCWAVFLQAGWIPLLPPAIALMLASATTAFLYQNLPIK